In the Manis javanica isolate MJ-LG chromosome 14, MJ_LKY, whole genome shotgun sequence genome, one interval contains:
- the LOC140846133 gene encoding protein FAM170A-like, translated as MTPPQVWEEREASSSSSTSSSTSSPVPVSQQGESSLFPQHMDTAPIREIYYRRVFLKRDVTVWWGGVEVLEPTSKKTKLVQCVFSQVAQKTSGAFLTPKSQNTFLRRPSYVSPPKRLTDMECSSDNNALQGRVPAGGAGEPPAQEEGSRAKTPQGLGTLDSGFRCLGCYQVFHSLEVLQAHVENAARERFSCHVFNRAFAQMISKHKKRARELGGEHQDENVYLPDQKRPRSKTSSCK; from the coding sequence ATGACTCCGCCCCAGGTCTGGGAGGAGCGGgaagcttcctcctcctcctccacctcctcctctacCTCCTCTCCAGTCCCTGTGAGTCAGCAGGGTGAGTCCTCTCTGTTCCCACAACACATGGACACAGCACCCATCAGGGAAATTTATTACAGGCGTGTCTTTCTGAAAAGAGATGTGACTgtctggtggggtggggtggaagtgTTAGAGCCCACCTCTAAAAAGACCAAACTGGTGCAGTGTGTTTTTTCTCAAGTGGCCCAAAAAACATCTGGGGCCTTTTTAACACCAAAAAGCCAGAATACTTTTCTGAGAAGACCCTCTTATGTGTCTCCACCGAAACGCCTCACTGACATGGAGTGCAGCTCGGATAACAATGCCCTGCAGGGGAGGGTGCCAGCTGGTGGTGcaggggagcctccagcccaAGAGGAGGGCTCCAGGGCCAAGACACCCCAGGGGCTGGGGACCCTGGACAGCGGCTTCAGGTGCCTGGGCTGCTACCAGGTTTTCCACAGCTTGGAGGTCCTGCAGGCACACGTGGAAAATGCGGCCCGTGAGCGCTTCAGCTGCCACGTTTTCAACCGGGCCTTTGCTCAGATGATCAGcaagcacaagaagagagcccGAGAGCTGGGAGGAGAACATCAGGATGAGAACGTTTACCTGCCAGACCAAAAGCGTCCTCGCAGTAAGACATCCTCCTGCAAGTAA